The sequence below is a genomic window from Nocardia fluminea.
GTAGAACAGCTGATCCGCCGCGTACTCGCCGACGAACGCCCCGGCGATGCCGTCCTCGGCGAGGAATTCGGTGGAGACGCCGAGTTCAGCGGCAGGCAGTGGGTAGTCGACCCGATCGACGGCACCAAGAACTTCGTCCGCGGCGTACCGGTGTGGGCCAGCCTGATCTCCCTGCTCGAAGACGGTGTTCCGGTGGTCGGCGTGGTGAGTGCGCCCGCGCTGGGCCGGCGCTGGTGGGCAGCCGCCGGTTCGGGCGCGTGGGTGCAGGTCCACCCGGGGGCACCGAAGCCGATCTCGGTGTCCGCGGTCGCCGACCTCGACGCCGCGAGCTTGGCCTTCTCCAGTCTCTCCGGCTGGCACGAGCGCGGCCTGCGCGAGAAGTTCATCGACCTCACCGACGAGGTCTGGCGGGTTCGCGGTTACGGCGATTTCTTCAACTATTGCCTGGTCGCGGAGGGTGCGGTCGATATCGCCGCCGAACCGGAGGTCTCCCTGTGGGACCTGGCCGCCCTCGACATCCTGGTCCGTGAG
It includes:
- the hisN gene encoding histidinol-phosphatase, which translates into the protein MAAYSADLDLALRLAGQADAISQERFGAVDLKVDSKPDLTPVSDADLAVEQLIRRVLADERPGDAVLGEEFGGDAEFSGRQWVVDPIDGTKNFVRGVPVWASLISLLEDGVPVVGVVSAPALGRRWWAAAGSGAWVQVHPGAPKPISVSAVADLDAASLAFSSLSGWHERGLREKFIDLTDEVWRVRGYGDFFNYCLVAEGAVDIAAEPEVSLWDLAALDILVREAGGAFTSLDGSSGPHGGDAVASNGLLQDEVLGRLRG